In the Paenibacillus pabuli genome, one interval contains:
- a CDS encoding spore coat protein, whose translation MDALDPANSLHMPEMADMTFAMDFLIRAKEGVRNIAIALTETVSADARALLKQQLHQGIELHQEISELMIRKKWFHPYELQEQYQLDQLSANQTVEIAKQQLFPEDTRRKGLFDRTPDEHIGGDKA comes from the coding sequence ATGGATGCATTGGATCCGGCCAATTCACTTCATATGCCTGAAATGGCGGATATGACGTTTGCGATGGATTTTTTGATCCGTGCCAAAGAAGGTGTTCGCAATATAGCGATTGCTCTGACTGAGACGGTATCGGCAGATGCCAGAGCGCTATTAAAGCAGCAGCTACATCAGGGTATTGAACTTCATCAGGAAATATCGGAGCTTATGATTCGTAAGAAATGGTTTCATCCCTATGAGCTTCAAGAGCAATACCAGCTGGATCAATTGTCTGCGAATCAAACCGTTGAAATTGCCAAGCAGCAGTTATTCCCGGAGGATACCCGGCGAAAAGGTTTATTTGATCGTACACCGGATGAGCACATTGGAGGAGACAAGGCATGA
- a CDS encoding spore gernimation protein GerQ has translation MTNSPEHLAGHESLDLHEVINFKTLCLAKSKLMQGLVFDQDLKDLMQKDVIQSMQALQDLQAIYTKAPFETTVPTHRPTPILN, from the coding sequence ATGACCAACTCACCGGAACACTTGGCCGGACATGAATCACTGGATTTACATGAAGTTATCAATTTTAAAACACTGTGCCTGGCGAAGTCCAAATTGATGCAAGGTCTTGTCTTCGACCAGGATCTGAAAGACTTGATGCAAAAGGACGTAATACAGTCCATGCAGGCGCTGCAAGATTTGCAGGCTATCTATACAAAGGCCCCTTTTGAAACGACGGTTCCCACTCACAGACCTACGCCAATACTAAACTGA
- a CDS encoding ABC transporter ATP-binding protein, with the protein MIRRFFSYYRPYKKLFVIDFGCAVIAGLLELAFPLAVSKFINELLPGQDWPLIILACVVLLSIYALNTALNYVVTYWGHMLGINIETNMREKMFAHLQKLSFRFFDNRKTGHLIGHLTNDLNDIGEVAHHGPEDVFIAVMTLIGSFWLMANINLELALITFIIIPIMAWVIIVFGGRMTKTYRRLFGNVGNFNSRIEDNVGGIRVVQSFANEEHEKKLFSVDNENFRQTKLLAYKTMAKSISVSYMMMRLVTVFVMISGAWFFIDGKIDMGDFMAFLLLSNIFFRPIEKINAVIESYPKGIAGFKRYLEIIDTEPEIADAKNAVELKHVRGDIRFENVSFGYESSRRILNNISLSIKPGETVAFVGPSGAGKTTICSLLPRFYEVEEGRITVDGVDVRDVQLQSLRKHIGIVQQDVFLFSGTIKENIAYGDLTATDEQIWDASRRASLEELLLTLPDGIDTIIGERGVKLSGGQKQRLSIARMFLKNPPILILDEATSALDTETEALIQKSLAELSVGRTTLVIAHRLTTIKNADRIMVVNADGIAEQGNHDELVAAGGIYSRLHQVQYSHS; encoded by the coding sequence ATGATTCGTCGTTTCTTTTCGTATTATCGGCCTTACAAGAAACTGTTTGTCATTGATTTTGGATGTGCAGTGATCGCAGGGCTGTTGGAACTGGCTTTTCCTCTGGCCGTGAGCAAATTCATCAATGAATTATTGCCAGGCCAGGACTGGCCGCTCATTATCCTGGCGTGTGTTGTATTGTTGTCCATTTATGCGCTCAATACAGCTTTGAATTATGTGGTTACATATTGGGGTCACATGCTCGGTATTAACATTGAGACCAACATGCGTGAGAAGATGTTCGCTCACTTGCAGAAGTTGTCGTTCCGTTTCTTTGATAATCGCAAAACGGGCCATCTGATTGGTCACTTAACCAATGACCTGAACGACATCGGAGAGGTTGCCCATCATGGACCGGAGGATGTGTTCATCGCTGTGATGACATTGATCGGTTCATTCTGGCTCATGGCGAATATTAATCTGGAGCTGGCATTGATTACATTTATTATTATTCCGATCATGGCCTGGGTCATCATCGTATTTGGTGGCCGGATGACCAAAACCTATCGGCGTCTCTTCGGCAATGTGGGTAATTTCAATTCCCGGATCGAAGATAACGTAGGCGGGATTCGTGTTGTTCAATCGTTTGCCAATGAAGAACATGAGAAGAAACTGTTTTCCGTCGACAATGAGAACTTTCGTCAAACGAAGCTGCTTGCCTATAAAACGATGGCCAAGAGTATATCGGTCAGCTATATGATGATGAGACTGGTCACTGTATTTGTGATGATCAGCGGGGCCTGGTTTTTTATTGACGGCAAAATTGATATGGGAGACTTCATGGCATTCCTGCTGCTGTCCAATATCTTCTTCCGTCCGATTGAGAAAATCAACGCGGTCATTGAAAGTTACCCGAAGGGAATCGCCGGCTTCAAGCGTTATCTGGAAATCATTGATACGGAGCCTGAAATCGCTGATGCCAAGAACGCAGTTGAACTGAAACATGTTCGGGGCGATATCCGTTTTGAGAATGTATCATTCGGTTATGAATCCAGCCGTCGCATTTTGAATAACATCAGTCTGTCTATTAAACCTGGAGAAACCGTTGCATTCGTTGGACCTTCCGGTGCAGGGAAAACAACCATCTGCAGTCTGCTTCCAAGGTTCTACGAAGTGGAAGAGGGGCGAATCACGGTGGATGGTGTTGATGTTCGGGATGTCCAGCTGCAATCCCTTCGCAAGCATATTGGTATCGTTCAGCAGGATGTATTCCTGTTCTCAGGAACCATCAAGGAGAATATCGCCTATGGGGATCTCACGGCAACTGATGAGCAAATCTGGGATGCTTCCCGCCGGGCATCGCTGGAGGAACTGCTTCTCACGCTGCCGGACGGCATCGATACGATCATCGGTGAACGTGGAGTTAAGCTCTCGGGGGGGCAGAAGCAGCGTTTGTCCATTGCCCGCATGTTCCTGAAAAATCCACCGATTCTGATCCTGGACGAAGCAACATCTGCTCTGGATACGGAAACGGAAGCTTTAATCCAGAAATCTCTCGCAGAACTGTCAGTGGGCAGAACCACATTGGTCATTGCACACCGTCTGACAACCATCAAGAATGCGGACCGGATCATGGTCGTGAATGCAGACGGCATTGCCGAGCAAGGGAATCATGATGAGCTGGTCGCTGCTGGTGGAATTTACAGCCGACTTCATCAGGTACAATATAGTCATTCATAA